In one Chloroflexi bacterium ADurb.Bin180 genomic region, the following are encoded:
- the dnaG_3 gene encoding DNA primase: protein MAPDRETPPVGTGGAKTGYTGPAYTPSIPRVTPACKKRITPEQIRDAAQADPVRAYERAGLAGIKRDGAERWQAVCPLHPDKNPSLKVFGDGGFRCFGCAAGGDLLDFYMALRQVDFARACEDLGDLLGLTGTPNTWQPRRPPSTSHARPQTPDPPLIPDTTVQAMHRALLADPARLAWLTERKHIPRWVVREASIGLGVGPCWHGRERFAIPVPTLDGNGWRDVRGYRPKGDPKILPWQKGTGRPTLYPWPWVCAETRLVWCEGEWDALNLIGRGIPAITCTCGVDGALGVELPDLHGKTFVVLGDADAAGDRLGENLPDRLYAAGAVAVSVARWEDVCHERA from the coding sequence ATGGCACCAGACAGAGAAACGCCCCCTGTGGGGACAGGAGGCGCAAAAACGGGTTACACGGGACCTGCGTACACCCCGAGTATACCCCGAGTCACCCCTGCCTGCAAGAAACGAATCACCCCCGAGCAGATTCGCGACGCTGCCCAGGCCGACCCCGTGCGCGCCTATGAACGCGCTGGCCTGGCCGGGATCAAGCGCGACGGCGCTGAGCGCTGGCAGGCCGTCTGTCCCCTGCACCCCGACAAGAACCCGTCCCTGAAGGTCTTCGGCGACGGTGGGTTTAGGTGTTTCGGCTGCGCTGCCGGTGGGGACCTGCTGGATTTCTACATGGCGCTGCGCCAGGTAGATTTCGCGCGCGCCTGCGAGGACCTGGGGGACCTGCTGGGGTTGACCGGGACCCCGAACACCTGGCAGCCACGCCGACCCCCTAGCACGTCGCACGCACGTCCCCAAACCCCTGATCCCCCCCTGATCCCCGACACAACGGTACAGGCCATGCACCGTGCGCTATTGGCCGACCCTGCACGCCTGGCATGGCTGACCGAACGCAAGCATATACCCCGGTGGGTTGTACGGGAGGCCAGCATAGGCCTGGGGGTCGGTCCCTGCTGGCACGGCAGGGAGCGTTTTGCGATCCCCGTGCCGACCCTGGACGGCAACGGCTGGCGCGACGTGCGAGGGTATCGGCCGAAGGGCGACCCTAAGATTCTGCCATGGCAGAAGGGGACCGGCCGGCCGACCCTGTACCCCTGGCCATGGGTATGCGCCGAAACCCGGCTGGTGTGGTGCGAGGGCGAATGGGACGCGCTGAACCTGATCGGCAGAGGTATACCGGCCATAACCTGCACCTGTGGGGTCGACGGCGCGCTGGGGGTAGAGCTCCCCGACCTGCACGGCAAGACCTTCGTGGTCCTTGGGGACGCCGACGCTGCCGGCGATCGGCTGGGAGAGAACCTACCAGACAGGCTATACGCTGCAGGCGCCGTGGCCGTGTCGGTTGCGCGCTGGGAGGATGTATGCCATGAAAGAGCATGA